One window from the genome of Eucalyptus grandis isolate ANBG69807.140 chromosome 7, ASM1654582v1, whole genome shotgun sequence encodes:
- the LOC120296249 gene encoding cucurbitadienol 11-hydroxylase-like produces MWFVPNLEIVMGLMALIAIAVSHWKYKWRIRSSGGKLPPGSMGFPLIGETIEFFMPSKSVDIPPFLKKRTKRYGTLFKTNVVGRPAVISADPDFNRFILLEEGKSVEMWYLDAFAKLLGHDTTTDLEVKTNVTGYIHKHVTNVILNHFGPERLKDKLLPQLQAMAEKTLNAWSTREFVDVKRDCAMMIFNLTSELLFSYDAERTGENLTGDISRLYQGLMSLPINIPGTTFHESLKSQKKLLNIIEREITERIASPGIRKRDLLDHLLEDMKTQTFLTRDFITYLMVALMVASLETVSTGLTMTIKLITESPRAVQELIVINESFRLASISPGIVRRTLKDIHWNGYIIPKDWTIIMVQTGLHLNPEAFVDPLHFNPSRWKQQDIEKVRANYYIPFGGVGGHALELNLPKLCMLYFSKFWWVKVKGGEVARTPMLDFGGGFHIKVSKIQE; encoded by the exons ATGTGGTTTGTTCCAAACTTGGAGATCGTGATGGGCCTTATGGCTCTAATTGCAATCGCAGTTTCCCACTGGAAGTACAAATGGAGAATTCGTTCTAGTGGTGGAAAGCTCCCTCCTGGTTCCATGGGGTTTCCCCTCATAGGAGAGACCATTGAGTTCTTCATGCCTAGCAAGTCCGTTGACATACCTCCTTTCCTCAAGAAAAGGACTAAAAG gtacGGAACGTTGTTCAAAACGAACGTGGTGGGTCGACCGGCAGTGATATCGGCAGATCCTGATTTCAATAGATTcattcttcttgaagaagggAAATCAGTAGAAATGTGGTACTTAGATGCATTTGCCAAGCTCTTAGGTCATGACACTACTACAGACTTAGAAGTTAAGACGAATGTAACTGGGTACATACACAAACATGTAACTAATGTGATCCTAAATCACTTTGGTCCTGAGAGACTCAAAGATAAGCTCCTTCCTCAACTTCAAGCCATGGCAGAGAAAACCTTAAATGCTTGGTCAACTCGAGAATTTGTAGACGTGAAacgtgattgtgccatg ATGATATTTAATTTGACTTCAGAACTTTTATTTAGCTACGATGCCGAGAGAACAGGGGAAAATCTAACGGGGGACATCAGCAGACTCTATCAAGGTCTTATGTCTCTCCCAATAAACATTCCTGGCACGACCTTTCACGAGAGTTTAAAG AGtcaaaagaagctgttgaacaTCATTGAACGGGAGATCACCGAAAGAATTGCATCACCTGGAATACGCAAAAGAGACTTGCTTGACCATCTCCTGGAGGACATGAAAACTCAGACGTTTCTCACGCGTGATTTCATTACCTACCTGATGGTTGCGCTTATGGTTGCTAGCCTCGAAACAGTTTCCACTGGTTTAACCATGACCATAAAGCTTATCACAGAAAGCCCTCGAGCGGTTCAAGAACTAATT GTGATCAATGAGTCGTTCAGATTGGCTAGCATTTCGCCCGGCATTGTTAGAAGAACACTTAAAGACATTCACTGGAATG GATACATAATCCCTAAAGATTGGACGATTATCATGGTTCAAACTGGTCTACATCTGAACCCAGAAGCTTTTGTAGACCCCCTACACTTTAATCCCTCAAGATGGAAG CAACAGGATATCGAAAAAGTGAGAGCGAATTATTATATACCGTTTGGAGGGGTGGGAGGCCATGCGCTGGAGCTGAATTTACCAAAGCTGTGTATGCTGTATTTCTCCAAGTTCTG GTGGGTAAAGGTAAAGGGAGGAGAAGTTGCACGGACTCCCATGTTGGATTTCGGAGGTGGTTTTCATATTAAGGTCTCTAAGATTCAAGAATAA